AAGGCCGGCAGCTTCGTGCTCCAACGGACCGGGGTATTCGAAGGCGGACTGGCGAAGGAGTCCTATTCCGTGATCCCCGGCTCCGCGACCGGAGAGCTGGAGGGCCTCGTGGGCGAAGGAAGCTCCGCCGTCGGGCACGGCATGGAGCATCCGTTCACCCTGAGCTACGAGCTGACTTGGCAGCGCTGAAAAGCGAATCCGGGCGGCGTGT
The Thermoanaerobaculia bacterium DNA segment above includes these coding regions:
- a CDS encoding DUF3224 domain-containing protein, with the translated sequence MGGKAGSFVLQRTGVFEGGLAKESYSVIPGSATGELEGLVGEGSSAVGHGMEHPFTLSYELTWQR